Proteins encoded together in one Microcebus murinus isolate Inina chromosome 18, M.murinus_Inina_mat1.0, whole genome shotgun sequence window:
- the ODAD4 gene encoding outer dynein arm-docking complex subunit 4 isoform X1 produces the protein MSDPEVEVLRSTFPSYMAEGERLYLCGEFSKAIQSFSNALHLQNGDKNCLVARSKCFLKMGDLERSLKDAEASLQSDPTFCKGILQKAETLYTMGDFEFALVFYHRGYKLRPDREFKVGIQKAQEAINNSVGSPSSIKLENKGDLSFLSKQAENMKAQQKPHPMKHSSYYTKTESKRRGSPKSEKIVRQLLGELYVDKEYLEKLLLDEDLIRGTMKGGLTVEDLIMTGINYLDTRSDFWRQQKPIYARERDRKLMQEKWLRDRKRSPSQTAHYILKSLEDIDMLLTSGSAEGSLQKAEKVLKKVLEWNKEEVPNKDELVGNLYSCIGNAQIELGQMAAALHSHRKDLEIAKEYDLPDAKSRALDNIGRVFARVGKFQQAIDTWEEKIPLAKTTLEKTWLFHEIGRCYLELDQAWQAQNYGEKSQQCAEEEGDIEWQLNASVLVAQAQVKLRNFEAAVNNFEKALERAKLVHNSEAQQAIISALDDANKGIIDELKKTNYRETLKEKKEKEEGALFEDEIIAKEKERSRMKDEPEKVMKEWEREQIESDKETDDYEGFRKALDTTLSAQQRVEAGKARRGSGEVAKGVSELSTGRLGDEDRKQPEVGRRGSREIYRRPSGELSRKESEGLKTFSEVGSTELEEQGKTELGEKGEMKKLENVKTEELE, from the exons GCTCTTCATCTTCAGAATGGAGACAAGAACTGCCTGGTTGCCCGCTCCAAGTGCTTCCTAAAGATGGGAGACTTGGAGAGATCCCTGAAGGATGCTGAGGCTTCACTCCAGAGTGACCCAACTTTCTGCAAG GGGATTTTACAAAAGGCTGAGACATTGTACACCATGGGAGACTTTGAGTTTGCCTTGGTGTTCTATCATCGAGGCTATAAGCTGCGGCCTGATCGGGAATTCAAAGTTGGAATTCAGAAAGCCCAGGAAGCCATCAACAATTCAGTGGGAA GTCCTTCTTCAATTAAGCTGGAAAACAAAGGGGACCTTTCCTTCTTAAGCAAGCAGGCTGAG AATATGAAAGCCCAGCAGAAGCCTCATCCAATGAAACACTCCTCATACTACACCAAGACAGAGTCCAAGCGGAGGGGCTCACCCAAGAGTGAGAAGATTGTCCGCCAGCTTCTGGGGGAGCTCTACGTAGACAAAGAATATCTAGAGAAGCTCCTATTGGATGAAG ACCTGATCAGAGGCACCATGAAGGGCGGCCTGACCGTGGAGGACCTCATCATGACGGGCATCAACTACCTGGACACCCGCAGTGACTTCTGGAGGCAGCAGAAGCCTATCTACGCCAGGGAGCGGGACCGGAAGCTGATGCAAGAGAAATGGCTGCGGGACCGCAAACGCAGTCCCTCACAGACAGCCCATTACATCCTCAAGAGCCTGGAGGACATCGACATGT tGCTGACCAGCGGCAGTGCCGAAGGGAGCCTTCAGAAAGCTGAGAAAGTGCTGAAGAAGGTACTGGAATGGAACAAAGAAGAGGTACCCAACAAGGATGAACTGGTTGGAAACTTGTACAGCTGCATAGGGAATGCCCAGATCGAGCTGGGGCAGATGGCGGCAGCCCTGCATAGCCACAGAAAGGACCTGGAGATCGCCAAGGAATA TGACCTTCCTGATGCAAAATCAAGAGCCCTTGACAACATTGGCAGGGTTTTTGCCAGAGTTGGGAAATTCCAGCAAGCCATTGACAC GTGGGAAGAGAAGATCCCTCTGGCAAAAACCACTCTGGAGAAGACCTGGCTGTTCCATGAGATTGGCCGCTGTTACCTGGAGCTGGACCAGGCCTGGCAGGCCCAGAATTATGGCGAGAAGTCCCAGCAGTGTGCTGAGGAGGAAGGGGACATTGAGTGGCAGTTGAATGCCAGCGTTCTGGTGGCTCAGGCACAAG TGAAGCTGAGAAACTTCGAGGCGGCTGTGAACAACTTTGAGAAGGCCCTGGAGAGGGCGAAGCTTGTGCACAACAGCGAGGCGCAGCAGGCCATCATCAGT GCCTTGGACGATGCCAACAAGGGCATCATCGATGAACTGAAGAAAACCAACTACAGAGAGactctcaaagaaaagaaagagaaag AAGAGGGTGCTTTGTTTGAAGATGAAATAATagcaaaggagaaggaaaggagcagAATGAAAGACGAGCCTGAGAAGGTGATGAAGGAGTGGGAAAGAGAGCAGATTGAGAGCGACAAAGAGACAGATGACTACGAGGGGTTCAGGAAGGCCCTGGACACCACATTAAGTGCACAGCAGAGAGTGGAAGCAGGAAAAGCCAGAAGAGGTTCGGGAGAAGTTGCCAAGGGCGTGTCAGAGTTGAGCACAGGAAGATTAGGAGATGAAGACAGGAAACAACCAGAAGTGGGCAGGAGAGGATCAAGGGAAATTTACAGGCGGCCTTCAGGAGAATTAAGCAGAAAGGAATCAGAAGGactaaagacattttcagaagtAGGCAGCACAGAGTTGGAAGAACAGGGAAAAACAGAAttgggagaaaaaggagaaatgaaaaaactagaaaatgtaaaaacagaaGAACTTGAATGA
- the ODAD4 gene encoding outer dynein arm-docking complex subunit 4 isoform X2, with product MGDLERSLKDAEASLQSDPTFCKGILQKAETLYTMGDFEFALVFYHRGYKLRPDREFKVGIQKAQEAINNSVGSPSSIKLENKGDLSFLSKQAENMKAQQKPHPMKHSSYYTKTESKRRGSPKSEKIVRQLLGELYVDKEYLEKLLLDEDLIRGTMKGGLTVEDLIMTGINYLDTRSDFWRQQKPIYARERDRKLMQEKWLRDRKRSPSQTAHYILKSLEDIDMLLTSGSAEGSLQKAEKVLKKVLEWNKEEVPNKDELVGNLYSCIGNAQIELGQMAAALHSHRKDLEIAKEYDLPDAKSRALDNIGRVFARVGKFQQAIDTWEEKIPLAKTTLEKTWLFHEIGRCYLELDQAWQAQNYGEKSQQCAEEEGDIEWQLNASVLVAQAQVKLRNFEAAVNNFEKALERAKLVHNSEAQQAIISALDDANKGIIDELKKTNYRETLKEKKEKEEGALFEDEIIAKEKERSRMKDEPEKVMKEWEREQIESDKETDDYEGFRKALDTTLSAQQRVEAGKARRGSGEVAKGVSELSTGRLGDEDRKQPEVGRRGSREIYRRPSGELSRKESEGLKTFSEVGSTELEEQGKTELGEKGEMKKLENVKTEELE from the exons ATGGGAGACTTGGAGAGATCCCTGAAGGATGCTGAGGCTTCACTCCAGAGTGACCCAACTTTCTGCAAG GGGATTTTACAAAAGGCTGAGACATTGTACACCATGGGAGACTTTGAGTTTGCCTTGGTGTTCTATCATCGAGGCTATAAGCTGCGGCCTGATCGGGAATTCAAAGTTGGAATTCAGAAAGCCCAGGAAGCCATCAACAATTCAGTGGGAA GTCCTTCTTCAATTAAGCTGGAAAACAAAGGGGACCTTTCCTTCTTAAGCAAGCAGGCTGAG AATATGAAAGCCCAGCAGAAGCCTCATCCAATGAAACACTCCTCATACTACACCAAGACAGAGTCCAAGCGGAGGGGCTCACCCAAGAGTGAGAAGATTGTCCGCCAGCTTCTGGGGGAGCTCTACGTAGACAAAGAATATCTAGAGAAGCTCCTATTGGATGAAG ACCTGATCAGAGGCACCATGAAGGGCGGCCTGACCGTGGAGGACCTCATCATGACGGGCATCAACTACCTGGACACCCGCAGTGACTTCTGGAGGCAGCAGAAGCCTATCTACGCCAGGGAGCGGGACCGGAAGCTGATGCAAGAGAAATGGCTGCGGGACCGCAAACGCAGTCCCTCACAGACAGCCCATTACATCCTCAAGAGCCTGGAGGACATCGACATGT tGCTGACCAGCGGCAGTGCCGAAGGGAGCCTTCAGAAAGCTGAGAAAGTGCTGAAGAAGGTACTGGAATGGAACAAAGAAGAGGTACCCAACAAGGATGAACTGGTTGGAAACTTGTACAGCTGCATAGGGAATGCCCAGATCGAGCTGGGGCAGATGGCGGCAGCCCTGCATAGCCACAGAAAGGACCTGGAGATCGCCAAGGAATA TGACCTTCCTGATGCAAAATCAAGAGCCCTTGACAACATTGGCAGGGTTTTTGCCAGAGTTGGGAAATTCCAGCAAGCCATTGACAC GTGGGAAGAGAAGATCCCTCTGGCAAAAACCACTCTGGAGAAGACCTGGCTGTTCCATGAGATTGGCCGCTGTTACCTGGAGCTGGACCAGGCCTGGCAGGCCCAGAATTATGGCGAGAAGTCCCAGCAGTGTGCTGAGGAGGAAGGGGACATTGAGTGGCAGTTGAATGCCAGCGTTCTGGTGGCTCAGGCACAAG TGAAGCTGAGAAACTTCGAGGCGGCTGTGAACAACTTTGAGAAGGCCCTGGAGAGGGCGAAGCTTGTGCACAACAGCGAGGCGCAGCAGGCCATCATCAGT GCCTTGGACGATGCCAACAAGGGCATCATCGATGAACTGAAGAAAACCAACTACAGAGAGactctcaaagaaaagaaagagaaag AAGAGGGTGCTTTGTTTGAAGATGAAATAATagcaaaggagaaggaaaggagcagAATGAAAGACGAGCCTGAGAAGGTGATGAAGGAGTGGGAAAGAGAGCAGATTGAGAGCGACAAAGAGACAGATGACTACGAGGGGTTCAGGAAGGCCCTGGACACCACATTAAGTGCACAGCAGAGAGTGGAAGCAGGAAAAGCCAGAAGAGGTTCGGGAGAAGTTGCCAAGGGCGTGTCAGAGTTGAGCACAGGAAGATTAGGAGATGAAGACAGGAAACAACCAGAAGTGGGCAGGAGAGGATCAAGGGAAATTTACAGGCGGCCTTCAGGAGAATTAAGCAGAAAGGAATCAGAAGGactaaagacattttcagaagtAGGCAGCACAGAGTTGGAAGAACAGGGAAAAACAGAAttgggagaaaaaggagaaatgaaaaaactagaaaatgtaaaaacagaaGAACTTGAATGA
- the ODAD4 gene encoding outer dynein arm-docking complex subunit 4 isoform X3: protein MLRLHSRVTQLSARGFYKRLRHCTPWETLSLPWCSIIEAISCGLIGNSKLEFRKPRKPSTIQWENMKAQQKPHPMKHSSYYTKTESKRRGSPKSEKIVRQLLGELYVDKEYLEKLLLDEDLIRGTMKGGLTVEDLIMTGINYLDTRSDFWRQQKPIYARERDRKLMQEKWLRDRKRSPSQTAHYILKSLEDIDMLLTSGSAEGSLQKAEKVLKKVLEWNKEEVPNKDELVGNLYSCIGNAQIELGQMAAALHSHRKDLEIAKEYDLPDAKSRALDNIGRVFARVGKFQQAIDTWEEKIPLAKTTLEKTWLFHEIGRCYLELDQAWQAQNYGEKSQQCAEEEGDIEWQLNASVLVAQAQVKLRNFEAAVNNFEKALERAKLVHNSEAQQAIISALDDANKGIIDELKKTNYRETLKEKKEKEEGALFEDEIIAKEKERSRMKDEPEKVMKEWEREQIESDKETDDYEGFRKALDTTLSAQQRVEAGKARRGSGEVAKGVSELSTGRLGDEDRKQPEVGRRGSREIYRRPSGELSRKESEGLKTFSEVGSTELEEQGKTELGEKGEMKKLENVKTEELE, encoded by the exons ATGCTGAGGCTTCACTCCAGAGTGACCCAACTTTCTGCAAG GGGATTTTACAAAAGGCTGAGACATTGTACACCATGGGAGACTTTGAGTTTGCCTTGGTGTTCTATCATCGAGGCTATAAGCTGCGGCCTGATCGGGAATTCAAAGTTGGAATTCAGAAAGCCCAGGAAGCCATCAACAATTCAGTGGGAA AATATGAAAGCCCAGCAGAAGCCTCATCCAATGAAACACTCCTCATACTACACCAAGACAGAGTCCAAGCGGAGGGGCTCACCCAAGAGTGAGAAGATTGTCCGCCAGCTTCTGGGGGAGCTCTACGTAGACAAAGAATATCTAGAGAAGCTCCTATTGGATGAAG ACCTGATCAGAGGCACCATGAAGGGCGGCCTGACCGTGGAGGACCTCATCATGACGGGCATCAACTACCTGGACACCCGCAGTGACTTCTGGAGGCAGCAGAAGCCTATCTACGCCAGGGAGCGGGACCGGAAGCTGATGCAAGAGAAATGGCTGCGGGACCGCAAACGCAGTCCCTCACAGACAGCCCATTACATCCTCAAGAGCCTGGAGGACATCGACATGT tGCTGACCAGCGGCAGTGCCGAAGGGAGCCTTCAGAAAGCTGAGAAAGTGCTGAAGAAGGTACTGGAATGGAACAAAGAAGAGGTACCCAACAAGGATGAACTGGTTGGAAACTTGTACAGCTGCATAGGGAATGCCCAGATCGAGCTGGGGCAGATGGCGGCAGCCCTGCATAGCCACAGAAAGGACCTGGAGATCGCCAAGGAATA TGACCTTCCTGATGCAAAATCAAGAGCCCTTGACAACATTGGCAGGGTTTTTGCCAGAGTTGGGAAATTCCAGCAAGCCATTGACAC GTGGGAAGAGAAGATCCCTCTGGCAAAAACCACTCTGGAGAAGACCTGGCTGTTCCATGAGATTGGCCGCTGTTACCTGGAGCTGGACCAGGCCTGGCAGGCCCAGAATTATGGCGAGAAGTCCCAGCAGTGTGCTGAGGAGGAAGGGGACATTGAGTGGCAGTTGAATGCCAGCGTTCTGGTGGCTCAGGCACAAG TGAAGCTGAGAAACTTCGAGGCGGCTGTGAACAACTTTGAGAAGGCCCTGGAGAGGGCGAAGCTTGTGCACAACAGCGAGGCGCAGCAGGCCATCATCAGT GCCTTGGACGATGCCAACAAGGGCATCATCGATGAACTGAAGAAAACCAACTACAGAGAGactctcaaagaaaagaaagagaaag AAGAGGGTGCTTTGTTTGAAGATGAAATAATagcaaaggagaaggaaaggagcagAATGAAAGACGAGCCTGAGAAGGTGATGAAGGAGTGGGAAAGAGAGCAGATTGAGAGCGACAAAGAGACAGATGACTACGAGGGGTTCAGGAAGGCCCTGGACACCACATTAAGTGCACAGCAGAGAGTGGAAGCAGGAAAAGCCAGAAGAGGTTCGGGAGAAGTTGCCAAGGGCGTGTCAGAGTTGAGCACAGGAAGATTAGGAGATGAAGACAGGAAACAACCAGAAGTGGGCAGGAGAGGATCAAGGGAAATTTACAGGCGGCCTTCAGGAGAATTAAGCAGAAAGGAATCAGAAGGactaaagacattttcagaagtAGGCAGCACAGAGTTGGAAGAACAGGGAAAAACAGAAttgggagaaaaaggagaaatgaaaaaactagaaaatgtaaaaacagaaGAACTTGAATGA
- the CNP gene encoding 2',3'-cyclic-nucleotide 3'-phosphodiesterase isoform X1, whose product MNRGFSRKSHTFLPKIFFRKMSSSGAKDKPELQFPFLQDEDTVATLQECKTLFILRGLPGSGKSTLARVIVDKYRDGTKIVSADAYKITPGARGAFSNEYKRLDEELAAYCRRRDIRILVLDDTNHERERLEQLFEMADQYQYQVVLVEPKTAWRLDCAQLKEKNQWQLSADDLKKLKPGLEKDFLPLYFGWFLTKKSSEALRKAGQVFLEELGNHKAFKKELPHFISGDEPREKIDLVTYFGKRPPGVLHCTTKFCDYGKATGAEEYAQQDVVRKSYCKAFTLSISALFVTPKTTGARVELSEQELQLWPSDVDKQTPSDNLPRGSRAHITLGCAADVEAVQTGLDLLEIVRQEKGGNRGEEVGEISRGKLYSLGNGRWMLNLAKKMELRAIFTGYYGKGKPVPTQGSRKGGAMQSCTII is encoded by the exons ATG AACAGAGGCTTCTCCCGAAAGAGCCACACGTTCCTGCCCAAGATCTTCTTCCGAAAAATGTCATCCTCAGGGGCCAAGGACAAGCCTGAGCTGCAGTTTCCCTTCCTTCAGGATGAGGATACGGTGGCCACACTGCAAGAGTGCAAGACACTCTTCATCCTGCGCGGCCTGCCAGGAAGCGGCAAGTCCACGCTGGCACGGGTCATCGTAGACAAGTACCGTGATGGCACCAAGATAGTGTCTGCTGATGCTTACAAGATCACCCCTGGCGCTCGAGGAGCCTTCTCCAATGAGTACAAGCGGCTTGATGAGGAACTGGCTGCCTACTGCCGACGCCGGGACATCAGAATTCTTGTGCTAGATGACACCAACCATGAGCGGGAACGGCTGGAGCAGCTCTTTGAAATGGCTGACCAGTACCAGTACCAGGTGGTGCTGGTGGAGCCCAAGACAGCCTGGCGGCTGGACTGTGCCCAGCTCAAGGAGAAGAACCAGTGGCAGCTGTCGGCCGATGACCTGAAGAAGCTGAAGCCTGGGCTGGAGAAGGACTTCCTGCCACTCTACTTCGGCTGGTTCCTGACCAAGAAGAGCTCTGAGGCCCTGCGCAAGGCTGGCCAGGTCTTCCTGGAGGAGCTGGGGAACCACAAGGCATTCAAGAAGGAGCTTCCACACT TTATCTCTGGGGATGAGCCCAGGGAGAAGATTGACCTGGTCACCTATTTTGGGAAGAGACCTCCAGGCGTGCTGCACTGCACAACCAAGTTCTGTGACTATGGGAAGGCCACCGGGGCAGAGGAGTATGCTCAGCAGGAT GTGGTGAGGAAATCTTACTGCAAGGCCTTCACGCTGTCCATCTCTGCCCTCTTTGTGACACCCAAGACGACTGGGGCTCGGGTGGAGCTGAGTGAGCAGGAGCTGCAGTTGTGGCCAAGTGACGTGGACAAGCAGACCCCCTCTGACAACCTGCCCCGGGGGAGCCGTGCCCACATCACTCTCGGCTGCGCAGCTGATGTGGAGGCTGTGCAGACGGGCCTTGACCTCTTAGAGATTGTGCGGCAGGAGAAGGGGGGCAACCGAGGCGAGGAGGTGGGTGAGATAAGCCGGGGCAAGCTCTACTCCCTGGGCAATGGGCGCTGGATGCTGAACCTGGCCAAGAAGATGGAGCTCAGGGCCATCTTCACGGGATACTATGGGAAGGGCAAACCTGTGCCCACACAAGGTAGCCGGAAGGGGGGTGCCATGCAGTCCTGCACCATCATATGA
- the CNP gene encoding 2',3'-cyclic-nucleotide 3'-phosphodiesterase isoform X2, whose translation MSSSGAKDKPELQFPFLQDEDTVATLQECKTLFILRGLPGSGKSTLARVIVDKYRDGTKIVSADAYKITPGARGAFSNEYKRLDEELAAYCRRRDIRILVLDDTNHERERLEQLFEMADQYQYQVVLVEPKTAWRLDCAQLKEKNQWQLSADDLKKLKPGLEKDFLPLYFGWFLTKKSSEALRKAGQVFLEELGNHKAFKKELPHFISGDEPREKIDLVTYFGKRPPGVLHCTTKFCDYGKATGAEEYAQQDVVRKSYCKAFTLSISALFVTPKTTGARVELSEQELQLWPSDVDKQTPSDNLPRGSRAHITLGCAADVEAVQTGLDLLEIVRQEKGGNRGEEVGEISRGKLYSLGNGRWMLNLAKKMELRAIFTGYYGKGKPVPTQGSRKGGAMQSCTII comes from the exons ATGTCATCCTCAGGGGCCAAGGACAAGCCTGAGCTGCAGTTTCCCTTCCTTCAGGATGAGGATACGGTGGCCACACTGCAAGAGTGCAAGACACTCTTCATCCTGCGCGGCCTGCCAGGAAGCGGCAAGTCCACGCTGGCACGGGTCATCGTAGACAAGTACCGTGATGGCACCAAGATAGTGTCTGCTGATGCTTACAAGATCACCCCTGGCGCTCGAGGAGCCTTCTCCAATGAGTACAAGCGGCTTGATGAGGAACTGGCTGCCTACTGCCGACGCCGGGACATCAGAATTCTTGTGCTAGATGACACCAACCATGAGCGGGAACGGCTGGAGCAGCTCTTTGAAATGGCTGACCAGTACCAGTACCAGGTGGTGCTGGTGGAGCCCAAGACAGCCTGGCGGCTGGACTGTGCCCAGCTCAAGGAGAAGAACCAGTGGCAGCTGTCGGCCGATGACCTGAAGAAGCTGAAGCCTGGGCTGGAGAAGGACTTCCTGCCACTCTACTTCGGCTGGTTCCTGACCAAGAAGAGCTCTGAGGCCCTGCGCAAGGCTGGCCAGGTCTTCCTGGAGGAGCTGGGGAACCACAAGGCATTCAAGAAGGAGCTTCCACACT TTATCTCTGGGGATGAGCCCAGGGAGAAGATTGACCTGGTCACCTATTTTGGGAAGAGACCTCCAGGCGTGCTGCACTGCACAACCAAGTTCTGTGACTATGGGAAGGCCACCGGGGCAGAGGAGTATGCTCAGCAGGAT GTGGTGAGGAAATCTTACTGCAAGGCCTTCACGCTGTCCATCTCTGCCCTCTTTGTGACACCCAAGACGACTGGGGCTCGGGTGGAGCTGAGTGAGCAGGAGCTGCAGTTGTGGCCAAGTGACGTGGACAAGCAGACCCCCTCTGACAACCTGCCCCGGGGGAGCCGTGCCCACATCACTCTCGGCTGCGCAGCTGATGTGGAGGCTGTGCAGACGGGCCTTGACCTCTTAGAGATTGTGCGGCAGGAGAAGGGGGGCAACCGAGGCGAGGAGGTGGGTGAGATAAGCCGGGGCAAGCTCTACTCCCTGGGCAATGGGCGCTGGATGCTGAACCTGGCCAAGAAGATGGAGCTCAGGGCCATCTTCACGGGATACTATGGGAAGGGCAAACCTGTGCCCACACAAGGTAGCCGGAAGGGGGGTGCCATGCAGTCCTGCACCATCATATGA